The Zygosaccharomyces rouxii strain CBS732 chromosome A complete sequence genome window below encodes:
- the AVT3 gene encoding Avt3p (similar to uniprot|P36062 Saccharomyces cerevisiae YKL146W AVT3 Vacuolar transporter exports large neutral amino acids from the vacuole member of a family of seven S. cerevisiae genes (AVT1-7) related to vesicular GABA-glycine transporters): MDTSSTSPSVSKGKPNDKDHSLVDIHNPDPQVVDIVNRHLVHSPNNLQLQGADVTRDLYKWSTDQQQLPLETATGTVPTSPRDDIHSPIPLSQRRRSISFSGMSIQSSSPNNYLSADVPGTTMTHEEIRAPGGFRRSFILRQHERKYGATAPPPNFFTRNFIEFLTLYGHFAGQDLGEDEDEDEYEDGRGHEDEESVLLERVPTRDSKKQQRKATTFKAILLLLKSFVGTGVLFLPRAFHNGGWAFSTGCLLFCAIASSLAFVLLIKTKDKVGVSGYGDLGKALYGPKVEFSILFSIALSQLGFSAAYTVFTATNLKVFFENAFNFPADSVPLSAYIILQALIFIPLSLTRNITKLSGTALIADLFILLGLLYVYYYPALYIAKHGIATDSVLFFNRSDWSLFIGTAIFTFEGIGLLIPIQESMKKPEHFYPSLGFVMSIVTFIFVSSGLLCYLAFGAKVETVVLLNFPQDSIATISVQLIYSLAILLSTPLQLFPAIRIFETWTFPSNASGKHNHRVKWLKNYFRTGVVIFTALLAWVGANDLDKFVSLVGSFACIPLIYIYPPLLHLKSSDTQTSKFIILGDLLIFFFGVGVMAYTSYQNIVLWGN, translated from the coding sequence ATGGATACTTCAAGTACAAGTCCTTCCGTCTCGAAGGGGAAACCCAATGACAAAGATCATAGTCTCGTCGATATCCACAATCCTGATCCACAAGTAGTTGATATCGTCAATAGACATTTGGTGCATAGTCCAAATAATTTACAATTACAAGGGGCAGATGTTACAAGAGATCTTTACAAGTGGTCTACCGATCAACAGCAGCTGCCGTTGGAGACGGCAACGGGGACCGTTCCAACATCACCTAGAGACGATATTCATAGTCCTATTCCGTTATcacaaagaagaagatctaTAAGTTTCTCTGGTATGTCAATTCAATCGTCTTCTCCGAATAACTATCTTTCGGCCGATGTCCCAGGTACGACAATGACCCATGAAGAAATTCGGGCACCTGGTGGATTTAGGAGATCATTCATCTTAAGGCAGCATGAGAGAAAATACGGTGCTActgcaccaccaccaaattttttcacaCGCAATTTCATTGAGTTTCTTACGTTATATGGTCATTTTGCGGGTCAAGATCTAggagaagatgaagacgaagacgaATACGAAGACGGGCGAGGccatgaagatgaagaatcagTTCTGTTAGAACGTGTTCCAACAAGAGATAGTAAAAAGCAACAACGTAAGGCTACTACTTTCAAGGCCATTTTACTTTTATTGAAATCCTTTGTGGGGACAGGTGTACTTTTCTTACCAAGAGCATTTCATAATGGTGGTTGGGCATTTAGTACTGGATGCCTATTATTCTGCGCGATAGCATCATCGCTGGCTTTTGTGCTTTTGATTAAAACAAAGGATAAGGTTGGTGTAAGTGGGTATGGTGATTTGGGTAAGGCTCTTTATGGACCTAAAGTTGAATTCTCGATTCTTTTCTCTATTGCGCTTTCACAACTAGGATTTTCTGCTGCTTATACAGTTTTTACAGCTACGAATTTAAAAgtattttttgaaaatgctTTCAATTTCCCTGCGGATTCCGTTCCTCTGAGTGCTTATATCATTTTACAAGCACTAATTTTCATTCCCCTGTCGTTGACAAGAAACATTACCAAACTAAGTGGTACGGCTCTAATAGCAGACCTGTTCATCCTTTTGGGTTTACTATACGTCTATTACTATCCTGCACTCTATATCGCTAAACATGGTATCGCTACAGATTCTGTGCTTTTCTTCAATCGTTCAGATTGGTCACTTTTCATTGGTACCGCAATCTTCACTTTTGAAGGTATTGGACTTCTAATCCCCATTCAAGAAAGTATGAAGAAACCGGAACATTTTTATCCTTCGCTTGGGTTTGTCATGTCTATTGTAACTTTCATTTTCGTCTCTAGTGGATTGTTGTGTTATCTTGCATTTGGTGCTAAAGTGGAAACAGTGGTATTATTAAATTTCCCTCAAGATAGTATTGCTACAATATCAGTACAACTGATCTACTCATTAGCAATACTTTTGTCTACACCTTTACAACTTTTCCCGGCAATTCGTATTTTTGAGACTTGGACTTTCCCTTCAAATGCATCTGGTAAGCACAATCATCGTGTCAAATGGTTGAAAAACTATTTCCGCACAGGTGTGGTTATTTTCACGGCACTCTTAGCTTGGGTTGGAGCTAACGATTTGGACAAATTTGTTTCCCTTGTCGGGTCCTTTGCATGCATTCCCCTAATCTACATTTATCCACCACTTCTACATCTAAAATCATCTGATACACAGACATCCAAATTCATAATACTGGGTGACTTGctcatttttttcttcggTGTAGGAGTTATGGCGTACACTTCATACCAGAACATCGTACTGTGGGGCAATTAA
- the RPT1 gene encoding proteasome regulatory particle base subunit RPT1 (highly similar to uniprot|P33299 Saccharomyces cerevisiae YKL145W RPT1 One of six ATPases of the 19S regulatory particle of the 26S proteasome involved in the degradation of ubiquitinated substrates required for optimal CDC20 transcription interacts with Rpn12p and the E3 ubiquitin-protein ligase Ubr1p), with protein sequence MPPREDWEKYKAPIEGTGDENAEDTKGSPLSEGDIQVLKTYGAAPYATKLKETEKDLKDIEQRIKEKSGIKESDTGLAPSHLWDIMGDRQRLSEEHPLQVARCTKIIKSTSDSNENGEGLDGAAGPGATSENRDADDAEEDEDAKYVINLKQIAKFVVGLGERVSPTDIEEGMRVGVDRSKYHIELPLPPRIDPSVTMMTVEEKPDVTYSDVGGSKDQIEKLREVVELPLLSPERFAKLGIDPPKGILLYGPPGTGKTLCARAVANRTDATFIRVIGSELVQKYVGEGARMVRELFEMARSKKACIVFFDEIDAIGGARFDDGAGGDNEVQRTMLELITQLDGFDPRGNIKVMFATNRPNTLDPALLRPGRIDRKVEFSLPDLEGRANVFRIHSKSMSVERGIRWELISRLCPNSTGAELRSVCTEAGMFAIRARRKVATEKDFLQAVEKVINGYKKFSSTSRYMQYN encoded by the coding sequence ATGCCACCAAGAGAGGATTGGGAGAAGTATAAGGCACCTATTGAAGGTACAGGAGATGAGAACGCCGAGGACACTAAAGGTAGTCCACTTTCTGAAGGTGATATCCAAGTGTTAAAGACTTATGGTGCAGCACCCTATGCAACAAAGTTAAAGGAGACTGAGaaggatttgaaagatatcGAGCAACGTATTAAAGAGAAATCTGGTATTAAAGAGAGTGATACAGGTTTGGCACCATCACATCTTTGGGATATTATGGGGGATCGTCAAAGGTTAAGTGAAGAACATCCATTACAAGTGGCACGTTGTAccaaaattatcaagagTACTAGTgattcaaatgaaaatggtgaaggtCTTGATGGTGCTGCAGGTCCAGGTGCCACATCTGAAAATCGTGACGCGGATGAtgcagaggaagatgaagatgccaAATATGTGATTAATTTAAAGCAAATTGCCAAATTTGTGGTAGGATTAGGTGAACGTGTTTCACCAACAgatattgaagaaggtatGCGTGTGGGTGTGGACAGGTCCAAATACCACATTGAATTGccattaccaccaagaatTGATCCTTCAGTGACGATGATGACTGTGGAAGAAAAGCCAGATGTTACTTATAGTGATGTTGGTGGTAGTAAAgatcaaattgaaaaattaagagAAGTTGTGGAACTACCACTTTTATCACCAGAAAGATTCGCTAAATTGGGGATTGATCCACCAAAGGGTATCTTACTTTATGGACCTCCAGGTACTGGTAAAACTTTATGTGCCCGTGCCGTCGCTAATAGAACGGATGCAACATTTATTAGAGTTATCGGATCtgaattggttcaaaaaTACGTAGGTGAAGGTGCTCGTATGGTTAGagaattatttgaaatggcACGTTCTAAAAAGGCATGTATTGTATTTttcgatgaaattgatgcaaTTGGTGGTGCTCGTTTTGATGACGGTGCAGGTGGTGATAACGAAGTTCAAAGAACAATGTTAGAATTGATTACACAATTAGATGGGTTTGATCCTCGTGGTAACATCAAAGTGATGTTTGCAACAAATAGACCAAATACTTTGGATCCTGCATTATTAAGACCTGGTAGAATTGATCGTAAAGTTGAGTTCTCCCTACCAGATTTAGAAGGCCGTGCTAATGTTTTCCGTATCCATTCTAAGTCGATGAGTGTAGAACGTGGTATCAGATGGGAATTGATTTCGAGATTATGTCCAAATTCTACGGGTGCAGAATTAAGATCCGTTTGTACAGAAGCAGGTATGTTTGCCATTAGAGCCAGAAGGAAAGTGGCAACTGAAAAGGATTTCTTACAAGCAGTAGAAAAAGTCATTAACGgttacaagaaattcagTTCTACTTCCCGCTACATGCAATACAACTAG
- the RPC25 gene encoding DNA-directed RNA polymerase III subunit RPC25 (highly similar to uniprot|P35718 Saccharomyces cerevisiae YKL144C RPC25 RNA polymerase III subunit C25), with protein sequence MFTLSKISELVRIPPDQFHRDTISSITHELNNAYANKVIPHIGLCITVYDILEVDEGQLRPGDGASYINVTFRALVFKPFVGEVITGWISKCTAEGIKVSLLGLFNDIFIPQNMLFEGCSYSPDENAWIWPMDESNQLYFDVNEKIRFRVEQEVFVDVKPKSPKEREHEEQERQQAEEAGVAYNETKSPAYALLGSCQTDGMGVVSWWE encoded by the coding sequence ATGTTCACATTGTCTAAAATCAGTGAATTAGTAAGGATCCCTCCAGATCAATTCCACAGGGATACCATTTCATCTATAACTCATGAACTGAACAATGCATATGCAAACAAAGTGATCCCACACATAGGGCTCTGCATTACCGTTTATGATATTTTAGAGGTGGATGAAGGGCAACTGAGACCAGGCGATGGTGCCTCGTACATCAATGTTACCTTTAGAGCGCTTGTGTTCAAACCGTTTGTTGGTGAAGTAATCACAGGATGGATCTCGAAATGTACAGCTGAAGGTATTAAAGTATCACTATTAGGACTTTTCAACGATATTTTTATACCACAAAATATGCTATTTGAAGGCTGTTCTTACAGTCCTGATGAAAACGCTTGGATATGGCCCATGGATGAAAGCAATCAACTGTATTTTGACGTTAATGAAAAGATAAGATTCAGAGTGGAACAAGAGGTATTCGTGGATGTTAAACCAAAGAGTCCCAAAGAGAGGGAACATGAGGAGCAAGAACGACAACAGGCAGAAGAAGCTGGTGTTGCATATAACGAGACTAAGAGCCCTGCCTATGCACTATTAGGTAGCTGTCAAACCGACGGGATGGGTGTTGTTAGTTGGTGGGAAtga